CTACTGCTGAAATTCTTATATCCTTTAGGGTTTTTTTAAGCACCTTTCCTACCCCTGTAAGAGTACCACCTGTACCTACACCGGCAACAAAAGCATCTAGATGATTATCCATTTGACTTAATATTTCCCTTGCTGTTGTTTTCTCATGAATTTCAGGGTTGTGGGGATTATTAAATTGTTGAGGCATAAAATAGTCAGAATTTTCCTCTACCAGTTGGGTGGCTTTTGCAATAGCGCCCTTCATTCCCTTTTCTCCAGGAGTTAGAATTAGTTTTGCTCCATAGGCTTGCAATAAATTTCTTCGTTCCAAACTCATGGTGTCCGGCATAACCATAACGACTTTATATCCCTTGGATGCGCCTACCATTGCTAAACCTATACCTGTATTCCCACTAGTTGGTTCAACAATGGTGCCTTCTGGCTTTAATTTTCCTTCTTTTTCAGCGACCTCAATCATGTTTAAGGCAATTCTGTCCTTTACACTACTGCCTGGATTGAACCCCTCTAATTTCATATATACTTCAGCACTATCTTTTCCTACCATGTTATTAAGTTTCACTATAGGTGTTTCACCAATAAGTTCATAGATTTTATTTACAACTTTCATTTTTACCCTCCATTTCCATGTATTCCTACTTGTTTATATAGGTTTAATATATTCCAAAAATCTAATTTTGTCAAGGTAATGAATAATAAAGTTCATTGAAACAAAGCATAATCAAAGAAATATATCAGGTTGGTGATAAAATGGACAGATTTTATTTTGTATTAAAGGCTATAGTTGTTGGATTATTTACTGGATTTATCAACGGTCTTTTTGGTTCTGGGGGAGGAACCATTATTGTACCTGCCCTTGTTTTTCTTTTTGGGATTGAACAGCAGAAATCCCATGCCACTGCTTTACTTATTATATTACCCCTTAGTATTATAAGTTCTTTTATATATTTTAATAATCAATTAATAGATTACCCTTTAACTCTAAAAGTATCCTTTGGAGCAATTTTTGGTTCATACATTGGTGCAAAAACATTATCTAAAATTCCCAATAAATTGCTTCGAAAAATCTTTGGTGTTTTTATGATCTTAGCCGCTTTAAGGATGGTGATGTAATTGTTATATATTTTAATTGGTATTATTTCTGGATTTATAGGAGGATTGGGTATCGGCGGTGGAACTATTCTCATTCCTATTTTGGTATTTTTAATGCATACCCAGCAGCAAATTGCTCAAAGTGTCAATCTATTATCTTTTATTCCTTTAAGTATTGTTGCTCTATATATCCATATTAAAAATAAAAATGTAGAATTTAAGGTGGCAATCTATATTATTGTCTTTGGTCTTATAGGGTCTATATTAGGATCTAAATTAGCCGTTTCCATATCTTCTGCATATTTAAAAAAATATTTTGGTGTGTTTTTGCTCATTATGGGTGTATATCAATTAATATGTAAAACAAAAGATTAATCCTTTGTTTTACTTTCAAATAGGTAGTTTTACAAATTGTTTACCTAGAAATTCCATAACCACTTCACCTCTAGTAATATCTTCTATCCTACTTATAAAAGATTTTATTTGCTCCTCCTGCAAATAAAATGATAAATAAACTTTATCTAAAAATTCTACCTCTTGAATATCAAAACCCTGGGAATTACATTCATTTTCTATTCTGCCCCAATGTTGATAATCAACAGTGACCTTAATCTGCTCACATAATATATTTTTCACTTTTGCACACTGCTCTATTCCTATTTTCCCCATATGAGCATAGGCTCTGATTAAGCCCCCTGCACCTAATTTAATGCCCCCAAAATATCTAGTAACAATAATAAGGATATTGGTAAGGTCCTCCTTTTTGATAATTTCCAATACAGGAACACCAGCAGTACCACTAGGTTCTCCATCATCACTACTTCTTTGTATTTCTTTATTCTCTCCTAGGATAAAAGCATATACATTATGAGTGGCTTTCCAATGAAGTTTGTTTATTTTATGTATGATATTTGTAGCCTCTTCTTCCGATTGAATAGGAAATACATAAGATATAAATTTAGACTTCTCTATAATCTCTTCAACTTCTGCTTTTTCATTGATGGTAATATAGCTATTCATATGTAAAATCCTTTGCCCTCCTTTCTATAATTATGACCGTGATTATCATTATAGGCTAGTAAAAAAAGAGAGCATTTGCTCTCTAGGCATAAACTACCTTTCTTAAATCTCTATATTTTTCATAGGACAATCTTACTAGTGCCTTGTCCTGACTATATGTAATTTTGTCTATGGCTTCATGGATAGGAAAGTATCCTCCTCCTGTAAAGCCTTCCTCCTTGTTGATTTCAAAATTTTCATTATCTGATTCCATAATGTACCATGTTATTTGATTGCAAACAGGTTTTTTTCTCGAGTAGGAATAAAATTCATAACTAGTTTCACCAGCTGTTGAAACAATTTCTGCCTTTATACCTCCTTCTTTAAAAACGCGTTTAAGAGCAACTTCAAAGGAAAGCTCATTACTTCTTATAACACCTTTAGGTAATACCCATTCTTCCTTATCATTTTTAATGATAAAAACTTTTTCATTGTAAAAAACAATACCTCCTGAGCAATTTCTAATGAGCATATGACAAGCCTCCTCCTTTATGGTTATCTTTATCATACATGAAACAATACCTATTTTCAATATCCTTAGAAGATTGCGAATGTTCTTATAGTTATATAATTTTATCTCTATGAAATGCTATAATTCTTATATTTTTCTATTAAGGATTTATCCATCTCTATCTCTATCTGAGTGCCTTCGTTTGTGAATTCTTCATGTAATACCTTACCTCTCTCATGTAGTGCAGAAAGAATATTTCCTTTATCATAGGGGATTTTTAATGTTACAATTCTCCTATTATCCCCAATATTGTCTTTTATTTTATTTAATAAGTGTTCAATCCCTTCCTTTGAAAGAGCAGATATCTTTACTTTTTCCTCCTTGATGGTAGGATAGGTAAATTG
The window above is part of the Irregularibacter muris genome. Proteins encoded here:
- the cysK gene encoding cysteine synthase A is translated as MKVVNKIYELIGETPIVKLNNMVGKDSAEVYMKLEGFNPGSSVKDRIALNMIEVAEKEGKLKPEGTIVEPTSGNTGIGLAMVGASKGYKVVMVMPDTMSLERRNLLQAYGAKLILTPGEKGMKGAIAKATQLVEENSDYFMPQQFNNPHNPEIHEKTTAREILSQMDNHLDAFVAGVGTGGTLTGVGKVLKKTLKDIRISAVEPQSSAVLSGELPSPHKIQGIGAGFVPEVLDTNIYDDIIKVKDENAMETARLLAKQEGILVGISSGAAVYAAIQVAKELGKGKRVVVIAPDTGERYLSTSLFREE
- a CDS encoding sulfite exporter TauE/SafE family protein, whose product is MDRFYFVLKAIVVGLFTGFINGLFGSGGGTIIVPALVFLFGIEQQKSHATALLIILPLSIISSFIYFNNQLIDYPLTLKVSFGAIFGSYIGAKTLSKIPNKLLRKIFGVFMILAALRMVM
- a CDS encoding sulfite exporter TauE/SafE family protein, with product MLYILIGIISGFIGGLGIGGGTILIPILVFLMHTQQQIAQSVNLLSFIPLSIVALYIHIKNKNVEFKVAIYIIVFGLIGSILGSKLAVSISSAYLKKYFGVFLLIMGVYQLICKTKD
- a CDS encoding YigZ family protein; its protein translation is MNSYITINEKAEVEEIIEKSKFISYVFPIQSEEEATNIIHKINKLHWKATHNVYAFILGENKEIQRSSDDGEPSGTAGVPVLEIIKKEDLTNILIIVTRYFGGIKLGAGGLIRAYAHMGKIGIEQCAKVKNILCEQIKVTVDYQHWGRIENECNSQGFDIQEVEFLDKVYLSFYLQEEQIKSFISRIEDITRGEVVMEFLGKQFVKLPI
- a CDS encoding NUDIX domain-containing protein, with translation MLIRNCSGGIVFYNEKVFIIKNDKEEWVLPKGVIRSNELSFEVALKRVFKEGGIKAEIVSTAGETSYEFYSYSRKKPVCNQITWYIMESDNENFEINKEEGFTGGGYFPIHEAIDKITYSQDKALVRLSYEKYRDLRKVVYA